Proteins from one Ricinus communis isolate WT05 ecotype wild-type chromosome 9, ASM1957865v1, whole genome shotgun sequence genomic window:
- the LOC125371191 gene encoding uncharacterized protein LOC125371191, translated as MARGSKGTCTTTLTTQGGVIIQTLVGETTMPRVHQAFGEIAEYHHKDHLSRTITAFLHRNEKKSNLEKLMMKFVTSTEMRFQQTDSALRNQQASTHNLESQIGQISKMLSKRQQGALPSTIESNPREHCKAIALQSDKPARKEPMPEVIEADKVEDRQKSPVREYQPPVPYPARLKQEKVDKQFVMDMEGESIVPLILGRPFLVTYRVVIDVCDGKLQLRVDDKTITFDLATTMRHSLDHDDVVFSVDILDDVVALQGDDEELYNEQVLEQLASLLATESSCSTDPFLSLDRSGVEKVKSSFEDHSVLELKELPMHLSYGFLDKAEKLLVIVVADLTLEERKMTLDSLKRINLSFCSHKILMEDSYRPFLGEPYTGCAEERRHDRVCNEKDELIPTRTVTGFRICIDYRRLNYIPIAPEDQEKTTFTCPYGTFAYRRTPVCLCNAPAMFKQWMEVDRAKVETISKLPPPSSVRAVRSFLGHTGFYRRFIRNFSKIARPLTQLLIKEAPFVFDDACLSTFEILKKLLTIAPIMASPDWGLPFKLIYDASDYTVGAVLGQRFDKKFQPIYYASKTLTRA; from the exons ATGGCCCGAGGCAGCAAGGGAACCTGTACAACAACACTTACAACTCAAGGTGGCGTAATTATCCAAACTTTGGTTGGAGAAACAACAATGCCTAGGGTCCACCAGGCCTTCGGGGAGATCGCAGAGTACCACCACAAAGATCATCTCAGTCGGACCATCACAGCCTTCCTCCACCGGAATGAGAAGAAATCTAACTTGGAGaagctgatgatgaagtttgtcacGTCTACTGAGATGAGGTTCCAGCAGACCGATAgtgctcttagaaatcagcaGGCATCCACTCATAACTTGGAGAGTCAGATTgggcagatttctaagatgttgtctaAGAGGCAACAAGGAGCGCTCCCTAGCACTATAGAgtcaaacccgagggagcattgcAAGGCTATCGCCTTACAATCAG ATAAGCCAGCTAGGAAGGAGCCAATGCCTGAGGTGATAGAAGCAGATAAGGTGGAAGATAGGCAGAAGAGCCCTGTGAGAGAGTACCAACCACCAGTCCCCTATCCTGCTCGACTTAAGCAGGAGAAGGTTGATAAGCAGTTTG TTATGGACATGGAAGGTGAAAGTATTGTGCCTTTGATCCTAGGTAGACCTTTTCTTGTAACATATAGGGTTgttatagatgtttgtgatggaaagcttCAGCTTAGGGTAGATGATAagaccattacctttgacTTAGCTACTACCATGAGACATTCTTTAGACCATGATGATGTTGTGTTTTCTGTTGATATTCTagatgatgtg GTAGCATTGCAAGGAGATGACGAGGAGCTTTacaacgagcaagtgttggagcagctcGCTAGTTTGTTGGCTACTGAGTCTAGCTGTTCTACTGAcccatttctttctcttgacaGGTCAGGAGTGGAAAAGGTAAAGTCTTCTTTCGAGGACCACTCAGTCTTAGAATTGAAGGAGTTACCTATGCACTTGAGTTATGGATTTTTGGATAAGGCAGAAAAGTTGCTTGTGATTGTTGTAGCAGATTTGACGCTTGAGGAACGAAAGATGACTCTAGACTCCCTTAAGAG GATCAACCTGAGTTTCTGTTCTCACAAGATTTTGATGGAGGATAGCTATAGACCA TTCTTGGGTGAGCCCTATACAGGTTGTGCCgaagaaaggaggcatgacAGAGTTTgcaatgagaaggatgagctgatACCCACACGGACAGTAACAGGCTTCCGAAtttgcattgattataggAGGCTTAATTAT ATTCCAATTGCACCTgaagaccaagagaagacgacTTTCACCTGCCCTTACGGGACTTTTGCTTATAGACGGACGCCTGTTTGTCTATGCAATGCACCGGCTATGTTTAAGCAGT GGATGGAGGttgatagagctaaggtagagaCCATATCTAAGCTGCCACCCCCTAGTTCTGTTAGGGCTGTTAGGAGTTTCTTGGGCCATACTGGTTTCTATAGAagatttattagaaatttctctaagattgctaggcctcttaCTCAATTGCTAATTAAGGAAGCACCTTTtgtttttgatgatgcatgtTTATCTACTTTTGAGATATTGAAGAAACTATTAACCATAGCCCCTATCATGGCTTCGCCTGATTGGGGGCTGCCCTTTAAGCTAATTTacgatgctagtgattataCAGTTGGAGCTGTACTTGGACAGAGGTTTGATaagaagttccaacccatttattatgctagcaagactttGACAAGAGCCTAG